The genomic stretch GCATTAAATCTATTTCCGTCTTCAGTTTCATCCTTTTCCTCTCTTTCTAAGTAAGGCAAGTTTATCCGCTCCTGCTTGCTTTGCAATATCAAGCACTTTTACAACCCGGTCCAGGAGAACATTCGCATCAGGAACAACAATCACTGTTCTTCCCTTCTTTTTAGCCAGTTCCTTCCCTAAATTCCACTTCAGATTTTTTATAGCTACTTCTTTACCATTTAAATAGACCTTCTGTCTGGTTATACTTATTGATACTGGCTGTAAATCTGGCTTGGGCGCCTCCGCCTTTTCGCTTCGAATTGCCTTGGTAGAATTTATTTTTATTCCTGTCCAGAGTAATGCCGGCATCGTTATTAAGAAAACAACAATCAAAGTTAATGCAGCATCGCTCAAGGGAGTTAAGTTGGGCATGATTTTCATATCATTATGATTTTTTCTCTGCATTCTTTTGCTCCTCACGATAAATTCTTAGCCTTGCAATAAAATCGTCTCTGGCAATTTCCAATTCGGAATTAATAGTGGCGACCCGCCGGACAAAATAGTTATAAACTATAACGCAAGGAACTGCAATAAGTATGCCTGTGGCAGTAGTGACCAGTGCTTCTGCCACTCCCATCGCCACTACCGCC from bacterium encodes the following:
- a CDS encoding biopolymer transporter ExbD, encoding MQRKNHNDMKIMPNLTPLSDAALTLIVVFLITMPALLWTGIKINSTKAIRSEKAEAPKPDLQPVSISITRQKVYLNGKEVAIKNLKWNLGKELAKKKGRTVIVVPDANVLLDRVVKVLDIAKQAGADKLALLRKRGKG